A section of the Choristoneura fumiferana chromosome 5, NRCan_CFum_1, whole genome shotgun sequence genome encodes:
- the LOC141428129 gene encoding sodium- and chloride-dependent GABA transporter ine-like, with translation MSKAESSAETAAPVVSINVDQYDDPDEERSKLLHANSPTPIVTPSGQMRKVKSFSDTHRLRDVGAASGAASARSLRPYEQVTPYPEGSDSGTNHYGAPSIRSLASIGMGCTDGRKLVIRRVPTSPTELFHLVRPPTPPDEDTGSHESDCDEEEEDAETDHLKPRRPFWPNKIQFVLACVGYSVGLGNVWRFPYLCYKSGGGAFLIPYFIILLVCGVPMLFMELAIGQYTAHGPIGALSQICPLFTGAGLASVVISFLMSTYYAVIIAWAIYYFFTSFKTEVPWASCSNRWNTAQCWVPYHNHTKPNGSQTPTEQFFEKKVLSMSDGIEFPGGMRWELAACLVCAWVLVYFALWKSIKSSAKVRYITTTLPFLLIIVFLGRSLTLEGADKGLRFFFKPDWELLKQSRPWVNAASQIFNSIGIAFGSMIMFASYNRFDNNFLHDTLAVSLVNAVTSLIVGIFTFATIGNIAFEQNTSVKDVIADSPGLLFVVYPQAIAKMPAPQLWAVLFFFMFLCLGLNSQFAIVEVVVTSIQDGFPDMIRKKLVYHELLVLCVCVVSFFFGLPHIIHSGIYVFQLMDYYAASLSITYLAFFEVVGIAWFYGVGRLSANIKQMTGRYPSLYFRACWLVASPALLLALWVASLVDYTPPSYRQYQYPAWAQALGWTIASLSLLCIPVYAVVVVARAPGKTIGEKFRHSIRPTSICECGVNECDVCGSDSEPPDDKPPTITYYQQPTFPSQ, from the exons ATGAGTAAGGCCGAATCTTCAGCGGAAACCGCCGCGCCCGTCGTGTCGATCAACGTGGACCAATATGACGACCCCGACGAGGAGCGTTCAAAGCTTCTCCATGCAAACTCACCAACACCGATCGTTACGCCCTCTGGACAGATGCGCAAAGTCAAGAGCTTCAGCGATACACACAGATTACGCGATGTGGGTGCCGCTTCAGGGGCTGCTTCAGCTCGAAGCCTGCGCCCCTACGAGCAAGTGACCCCGTACCCCGAGGGCTCTGACAGCGGCACCAACCATTACGGAGCCCCGTCAATAAGATCCCTTGCATCAATTGGGATGGGCTGCACTGATGGTCGAAAATTGGTTATAAGACGAGTACCAACTTCGCCTACGGAATTGTTCCATCTAGTGCGTCCTCCTAC gcCACCGGATGAGGACACAGGTTCACATGAAAGTGATTGCGACGAAGAGGAGGAAGACGCAGAGACGGACCACCTCAAGCCGCGCCGGCCGTTCTGGCCGAACAAAATCCAGTTCGTGCTGGCGTGTGTGGGCTACTCCGTCGGCTTGGGCAACGTGTGGCGCTTTCCATACCTCTGCTACAAAAGCGGAGGAG GTGCATTTCTCATCCCGTACTTTATAATTCTCCTCGTCTGCGGCGTGCCCATGCTTTTTATGGAACTCGCGATCGGGCAGTATACGGCACACGGACCTATCGGCGCGCTATCTCAAATATGCCCGCTCTTTACCG GTGCTGGACTCGCAAGTGTAGTGATCTCATTTTTAATGTCGACATATTACGCTGTTATAATAGCGTGGGCCATTTACTATTTCTTCACATCCTTCAAAACGGAGGTCCCGTGGGCGAGCTGCTCAAACCGATGGAACACAGCGCAATGCTGGGTCCCGTATCATAATCACACCAAGCCAAATGGATCTCAAACACCCACCGAACAATTCTTTGA GAAAAAAGTATTAAGCATGAGTGACGGTATCGAATTCCCTGGTGGCATGCGGTGGGAGCTGGCTGCTTGTTTAGTCTGTGCTTGGGTGTTAGTCTACTTCGCCCTTTGGAAGAGTATCAAATCGTCAGCAAAGGTGCGCTACATAACCACAACTCTACCGTTTCTGCTGATTATAGTCTTCCTGGGACGATCACTGACCCTCGAAGGAGCCGATAAAGGTTTAAGATTTTTCTTCAAACCAGACTGGGAGTTGCTGAAACAATCGAGGCCTTGGGTCAATGCGGCGTCACAAATCTTCAACTCGATCGGAATAGCGTTCGGTTCGATGATAATGTTCGCTTCATATAATCGATTCGACAACAACTTCCTACACGACACTCTGGCTGTGTCGCTCGTGAATGCAGTCACTAGCCTCATCGTGGGGATATTCACCTTTGCAACCATTGGCAACATTGCATTCGAACAAAATACTTCTGTAAAGGATGTTATCGCTgata GTCCGGGTTTACTCTTTGTCGTGTATCCTCAAGCGATAGCAAAAATGCCAGCACCGCAGTTGTGGGCAGTCTTATTTTTCTTCATGTTCCTTTGTCTTGGATTGAACAGTCAG ttcGCCATCGTTGAAGTTGTAGTTACATCAATTCAAGATGGCTTTCCAGATATGATACGGAAAAAGCTAGTGTACCATGAACTGTTGGTGTTATGTGTTTGTGTAGTATCATTCTTTTTTGGACTACCACACATCATACACAGTGGCATTTATGTATTCCAACTGATGGACTACTACGCTGCGTCACTCAGCATCACGTATCTGGCCTTCTTTGAGGTCGTTGGTATAGCTTGGTTCTACGGCGTCGGCAGGTTGTCCGCGAACATCAAACAGATGACAG GACGATATCCGTCATTGTACTTCCGGGCATGTTGGCTCGTGGCGTCACCGGCGCTGCTGCTAGCGCTGTGGGTTGCGAGCTTAGTGGACTACACGCCGCCTAGCTATCGCCAGTATCAGTACCCTGCGTGGGCGCAGGCCCTCGGGTGGACAATCGCATCGCTTTCCCTACTCTGCATTCCGGTCTATGCGGTAGTTGTAGTTGCAAGAGCACCAGGAAAAACCATTGGCGAG aaatTCCGACACTCTATAAGACCAACGTCGATATGCGAGTGCGGCGTTAACGAATGCGACGTATGCGGCTCTGACTCCGAACCTCCAGACGACAAGCCCCCGACCATCACCTACTATCAACAACCAACGTTTCCTAGTCAATAA